The DNA sequence ACGTGAACTCTGGAAACCTTATGAAGATAATAGAAAAGATTACTGGCGTACTGGAGTTACTACAACTAATAACATATCTATTCAAGGTGGAAATAATGAAGGGTCTATGAGATTATCTGTTGGACATTCTAAAAATGAATGGATTATGCCTAATACTGGTTTTGAAAGAATAACAGCTTCTTTAAATGCTAATTATCAAGTTTCAGAGCATATAAAAATTGGATCAGTTATAAACTACAATAATAGAAATAGTGATAACTTACCAAGTACTGGATACAATAATGGCTCTATTGCTTACTTCATGATTTTTCAAAACCCCAATGTAGATTTAGATTGGTATCGTAATATTTGGAAACAGGGTCAGAATCAAATACAACAAATTCAACCTTTTAGTTCATACATAGACAATCCGTACGCTATAGCATATGAAGCTACCAATGCCTTAGCTAGTAATCAAATAGTTGGAAATATCTTTAGTAATATTCAATTAGCACCGCAATTAAAATTAATGCTAAGAACATCATTAAATACTTATTATCAAGAAAGAGAACAGAAAAGGCCATATAGTATAAATCGATACAAACAAGGATTTTACGAAGCACAAGATGTGTGGAAACAAGAAGTTAATACCGATTTTTTATTAAGCTATGATAATGAAATTAGTGATAAGTTTTCTTTTTCTGCCTCGGTAGGAGGTAATTCAATGGACTATAAATACAGAAGAACTGATGCTTCTGTTGACGGTTTAGTGGTACCAGGGGTTTACAAATTAGCAAACGGAATAAACAATCCACTTATTCAAACCTACGACAAAAACAAACGAGTAAACAGTTTATATGGCTTGTTTTCGGTTGCTTTTGGTAACAAAATATTTTTAGACTTAACAGGAAGAAATGACTGGTCTAGCACCTTACCCATAGAAAACAATTCTTTTTTCTACCCCTCTGCTAATGCTAGTTTTATCATGTCTGAAATATTTAACTTACCAACTGCTATGGATTACTTAAAATACCGTTTTTCATATGCCCAAGTTGGTAATGACACCGACCCTTACAAAACAAGCAAATATTATAGCCAAAGTGCATTTGCTAGTTCGGCATCCGTTGCTACTAATTTATTCAATGCCAATTTTAAGCCAGAAATCACTACTAGTTACGAAACAGGAATTGAAGCTCGCTTATTCAATAACAGAATAAACTTAGATGCTACTATTTATGAAACAACCACTAAAAACCAAATTATTTCAGTACCGTTAGATATTACTACGGGTTACAGTTCGGGTGTTTTAAATTCTGGTGAAGTTAGAAACCAAGGTATTGAACTAACCTTGGGAGGGAAAATTATTAAAAACGAAAAATTCAATTGGAAAAGTACATTTACTTGGTCTAAAAACTGGAATGAAGTGATGAAACTTGCCGATGGTATTGATGGCCAACAAGAAATAGGTTCTGGTGGTAATGCCACATTATTAGCTAAGGTAGGCGGTACAACAACTGCTATTTACGGTTTTGGTTTTGTTCGTTCTCCAGAAGGAGCTATTGTTTATGACAATGCAGGACTACCAGCCTATCCAGATGAAATTCAATACATAGGAGATGCCAGCCCAGATTGGAAAGCCGGTTTAAACAATAGCTTTAGTTTTGGAAATATCACTTTTAATGTTATGATTGATGGTCAATACGGAGGCATTGTATACTCACAGTCTAATCATAAACTTATACAACAAGGTAAATTAACATCTACTTATGAAGGTAGAGAAACTGGATTTATAACAGGTGATGGTGTTGTATTAAATACTGATGGAACATATTCTCCAAATACAACAGCTGCGATAACACCCGATTGGTACAATCGTTATTACCGTCGTGCTAATGTAGAATCTAACTCATTTGATGCATCTTTCTTAAAATTAAGAGAAATGAGTTTACAATACAACTTTCCACAAAAATCTTTAAAAAACACAGGAATTTTAGGCTTAAGTATTTCTGTTTTTGGAAGAAACTTGGCCACTGTTTCTGATTTCCCTATTTACGACCCTGAAACAGCGGCTTTAAATGGTGATACTATTTTACCCGGAATTGAAATGGGACAAATGCCATCACCTGCTACCTATGGTTTTAACTTAAAAGTAAATTTATAATATCTATAAAAATGAAAACATTAAAATATTTATTCTGTACGCTACTTAGTTTCACTATTGTAGTATCATGCACAAATGATTTTGCAGAAATTAATGAAGACCCTAACCGTATTAACGAAATTAGTCCTGGAACCTTAATAAATCCAATTATCTATGGTCTTGCAAGCCACAATGCAGGCAGAAGCGCTAATGTTACATTCGATTTGATGCAAGTATCGCTCCCATTCCCTAGTGTTTCTGGAGGTTTACACAGGTATGATGTAAGTCAAAGTGCTGGTAATTCATCATGGACTAATTACTACATATGGCTTAATAATATCAAAGAAATGCATTCGGCAGCTATTTTATTAGAAGATGCAAATTACGAAGCCATTGCACTGACATTAAACGCCATGG is a window from the Pseudalgibacter alginicilyticus genome containing:
- a CDS encoding SusC/RagA family TonB-linked outer membrane protein; translation: MNTKIHFFKNYLSFKYFYLICTLLTINLASANSKKSDNTQVNLNIKNALVTEVFSAIENQTDYTFIFDNSITKTIQKVSINSTNEDLKTVLSKLTKQIGFQFKILNNTITVLNLKKQKVVKGNVVDESGLPLPGASIIEKGTTNGTSTDFNGVFELALTTENAELEISFIGYVNKTVKAIPGTLLKITLQENVNSLNEIVVTALGIKREQKKLGFSQSTVESESLAQTAPNNWSSGLKGKVAGLNIVSSGSGPLNSQQITLRGNNSLNANGNNALIVVDGVPVNNEMTTSGSSNAYIGEDSPIDYGNGISDLNLDDIENVTVLKGPGATALYGSRAANGALIITTKSGKKSKGLGITYNSNISLDVIQRWPDWQYKYGQGTGKSFDIEGNPYYSYGSSEDGNSTGGTSSAWGPEFNGQYYYQYDPNLEGQSLQRELWKPYEDNRKDYWRTGVTTTNNISIQGGNNEGSMRLSVGHSKNEWIMPNTGFERITASLNANYQVSEHIKIGSVINYNNRNSDNLPSTGYNNGSIAYFMIFQNPNVDLDWYRNIWKQGQNQIQQIQPFSSYIDNPYAIAYEATNALASNQIVGNIFSNIQLAPQLKLMLRTSLNTYYQEREQKRPYSINRYKQGFYEAQDVWKQEVNTDFLLSYDNEISDKFSFSASVGGNSMDYKYRRTDASVDGLVVPGVYKLANGINNPLIQTYDKNKRVNSLYGLFSVAFGNKIFLDLTGRNDWSSTLPIENNSFFYPSANASFIMSEIFNLPTAMDYLKYRFSYAQVGNDTDPYKTSKYYSQSAFASSASVATNLFNANFKPEITTSYETGIEARLFNNRINLDATIYETTTKNQIISVPLDITTGYSSGVLNSGEVRNQGIELTLGGKIIKNEKFNWKSTFTWSKNWNEVMKLADGIDGQQEIGSGGNATLLAKVGGTTTAIYGFGFVRSPEGAIVYDNAGLPAYPDEIQYIGDASPDWKAGLNNSFSFGNITFNVMIDGQYGGIVYSQSNHKLIQQGKLTSTYEGRETGFITGDGVVLNTDGTYSPNTTAAITPDWYNRYYRRANVESNSFDASFLKLREMSLQYNFPQKSLKNTGILGLSISVFGRNLATVSDFPIYDPETAALNGDTILPGIEMGQMPSPATYGFNLKVNL